In the Klebsiella aerogenes KCTC 2190 genome, one interval contains:
- the lrp gene encoding leucine-responsive transcriptional regulator Lrp, with the protein MVDSKKRPGKDLDRIDRNILNELQKDGRISNVELSKRVGLSPTPCLERVRRLERQGFIQGYTALLNPHYLDASLLVFVEITLNRGAPDVFEQFNAAVQKLEEIQECHLVSGDFDYLLKTRVPDMSAYRKLLGETLLRLPGVNDTRTYVVMEEVKQSNRLVIKTR; encoded by the coding sequence ATGGTAGATAGCAAGAAACGCCCTGGCAAAGATCTCGACCGCATCGATCGTAACATTCTGAATGAACTGCAAAAAGACGGGCGTATTTCCAACGTCGAGCTTTCCAAACGGGTGGGACTTTCTCCGACGCCTTGCCTTGAGCGCGTGCGTCGGCTGGAAAGACAGGGTTTTATTCAGGGCTATACGGCGCTGCTCAACCCGCATTATCTGGATGCATCACTTCTGGTATTTGTTGAGATTACTCTGAATCGTGGTGCGCCGGATGTGTTTGAGCAATTTAACGCCGCAGTACAAAAACTTGAAGAAATTCAAGAGTGTCACTTGGTATCCGGTGATTTTGACTATCTGTTGAAAACCCGCGTACCGGACATGTCAGCGTATCGTAAATTGCTGGGCGAAACCCTGCTGCGCCTGCCGGGCGTAAACGACACCCGTACCTACGTGGTTATGGAAGAAGTCAAGCAGAGTAATCGTCTGGTAATCAAGACGCGCTAA